The Spiroplasma apis B31 genomic sequence TGTTGATCATCTTTTGATTCAAAGAAGTACTCATCTTCTCAATCAAGAGTTTCGTTAGTGATAGATATTTCACTTCCATCACGTGCGTCTAATGCTTGATAATCTGCACATATTTTTGCTTTGATATATATACCCTTTATAGAATCCTGGTATACTAATTTACCCTTGATTTCAATTTTATCTATTTTTTTAAGTAAGGCATGTTCAAAATTTGAGTTGTCGATATCTGAATAAGTTAAATCTAAATCAATATTTTTTTTAAGTTCTATATCTTTTTTAAGCAAATTATTTCACCTCAATATTTAATTCAAGTAGCTTGTCTTGTAACTTTTGTCATTCTGCCATCACATCTTCGTCATTTAGTTGTCTTTCTAAGTCATTGAACTCAAAACTAACTGAGACTGCTTTTTTGTTGTTTTTTTTCAATAATTCATCTTGATAAATATCCACTAAATCAATTTTTGTTATGAAATTTACATCGTGGGTTATTTTTTTAATGATATCGCTATAACGGTCTTTATCGTCTAATAATATTGTAAGATCTCTAGAAGTTTTTTGGTATTTTGAGATTTCTTTTAATCTTATTTTTTGATTATATAGCTCTTCAATTGCATTTAGATTAAGTTCAACTAAAAAAGTATTATCTAGTTTTAATGTTTTTTCGTATTTTGGATTTAACTTAAAAATAAATCCAATTAAAGAATCTTTATACATAACTTCAGCATTTAAATACGGGTGTATCTCATTAATTTTTGAATTCATAGCTTTTAGTTCAATATCTAAAAGGCTTATTTGATAAATACTTAAAACTGACTCCATAATTCCTTTAACAAAAAAGAAATCTGGTTCGACTTTATAATTGTGTGCTTTTTGGCTGAAACTATCACTAGATATCAAAAAAGCGACGTGCGATTCTCTTTTGTTATCATAGTTATAAATATCTGCACACTCAAAAAGTTTGAGATTTTTATTATTTCTTGAGTAATTAAGACTCGCAACTTCAATTAAGCTTTTAGATAAACTTAAGCGATAAGCTTCTCTTAATTGGCTTAAAGGAGATAATAATTTCACCGGATTATTTACATTGAAAAGATCTCAATGTAAAACTTCTTTGTGATTCATCAACGAATAAGTTTTAGTATTATTAAATCCCAGTCCTATTAAGTGATTTTCAACCATTTTTTTTAAGTTTTGAGAAAGTTTTTTTTCTTTAGAGTGTGTTACTATACTTGGTGCAACTGATGGAATATTGTTATATCCGTATAAACGGGCAATTTCTTCAACTATATCAGCTTTATTTTGAATATCCGTTCTGAATTTATCAATGTTGAAAGTTAAAAGATTATCTTTTATTTCTATTTCAAAATCTAATGTTCTAAATAAATTCTTTATGTTTTTTACACTTAAACTCATACCTAAGTAATCATTAATAAATTCCAAAGATATTTCAATAGTTTTTGTAGACTGTTTAAGTTGTTTAAACATCTCAATAGAGCTAGAAGAATCATATAAATTATAATAATTCATTCAATAAGTGATTCTTTTTTCTGCTAATTGATAAAGTTCTGTACTAATTGGTTTCATTCACCTTTGTAAAGAAACACTTGAAATATTAAGTACCTTTTGTTGTTTTCTCATAAGTATTGGATTTAGTGAAAGGTACACAACAACAACTTTCTTACTATCGCCGTTTGGCAAATAATCTTTCTCAATACTCATTCCTAAAGTAGAGATAATTTCATCACCATTTAATAGTTGCAAATTTGTTGTCTTGTCATCACTAGTTTCATTTTTAATTTTTAATTCCTTATTTAAAACTTTTTCATCTAAAAATAAAATTGGTTGTCCAGTTTCAATAGCAATAATATTACTTAAATCAAGTCAAAAATTATCTGTAGTTTTAACACCATTGAATTTTAGTCATAGATCATGTTCTGAGTAAACTTTAAGTTTATTTTCTACTAATGAATAAATCTCTTTTATGTTAAAAATTTGAGACCCAGCGAAGTTTATGTGTTCATCAACGTCTTTTTCTCAAGAAATCTTGATTTGGTCGTTATTTTTATTGTCCACTTTTGCTTCAAAAGATTGAGAAATGTCTATAATTTCTTTATCAAAATAGTTAGCTAACTCTTTCAATAACTGAAATGCAGCTAAACAGTCACTACGATTTAGCGTCAAATCAACTTCTCATAATGAGTCATTAAAACCGATAATGTCTAAAATCTTTTTATTCCCGATATAACTATATGTATCTTTTTTTGTATGAACTTCGTATATACTTTGAATCTCTTTTTCTGTAAGGTTTTTTGGGTCAACTCCTAATTCAATTAAGGAACAAATCATCCCTTCAGATGTTTTTCCTTTAATTTCCTTTGTTTGTAATTCTAGACCAGTTGAGATTTTTGACCCTGGTTCTGCAAGCACAACATATTGACCTTCTGCAACATTGTCTGCACCACAAACAATTGGAGAAACCAAATCTTCACCCTTGTCAACAAAACAAAAATTCAGATGTGTTCCATCAATTTTACTTACATTTCCGATATGACCTAACATTAGTCTTTGATTTAAATCCTTGAAAGTCTTGTATGAGTCAACTTCAAAACCAAGTGAGTTCAATGCAACAGTTATTTCGTTATCTTTAACTCCCACAAGGTCTATAAAGTTTTCCAATCAATTTCTTGTAATTATCATTTTTTGCTCCTTTAATTTCCGAAAAACTTGAATTGATTTAAGAATCTAATATCGTTTTCGTAAAAGTCTCTAATATTTTTAATACCAAATTTAAGCATAGCTACTCTTTCAATTCCTATACCAAATGCTAGACCTCCAACTTCATTAGGATCCAACCCATTCAAAATTAATACTTGAGGTGCTATCATACCTGCTCCTAAAATTTCAATTCACCCTGTAAATTTACATATTTTACACCCTAATCCGTCGCAACTAACACAACTAATATCTACCTCTATTGAGGGTTCGGTAAATGGGAAAAAGCTCGGTCTCATTCTTATTTGAGTTTTATTAGAAAAAAGACGTTTACACATATATTCTAAAATTCATTTAAGATTGGCAAAGCTTATTTTTTGTCCGACTGCAAATCCATCAATTTGCATAAATTGATGAGAATGAGTTGCATCATCGTCATCCCTTCTGTAAACGTTTCCGTAACTAATGGCTGCAATATTTTTCTCATTATTAATATTTTTTGATAATTTAGTTAAAAGTCTAGCTGTCATATTAGTAGCATGTGTTCTAAGCACTACTTTTTCGTCTATGTAGAATGTATCTTGCATATCACGAGCGGGATGGCCGATAGGTAAGTTTAATTTTTGGAAGCAATACTCATCTAGTTCCAATTCAGTTCCATTGATCATTTCGTAACCCATTTCACTAAATATATCACTTAATTCGTCAATAACTATATTCAAGGGGTGTTTTGATCCACGATTTATACTAACACCTGGCAATGTAATATCTACCTTTTCCTTTTCTAGCAAGTTTAGTAATTCTAAATTCGAGAATTCTTCAAAAAGGTCATTTAATTTTTCATATATCTCAGCTTTTACTTTATTTGCAAATAAGCCTACTTCTTTTTTTTCACTCGAAGAAAGTTGTTTAAGATTGTTTAAAACAAGATTCAAAGGCGACTCTTTACCTGTATACTCTTTTTTAACTTCCTCTAGTTGTTCTTTTGTCTTTATATTATTTACTTTTAATTTGAAATCTTTAAGTAATTCTTCTAATTTTTTAATCACAGTCTCACCTTTTCTATTTTTACAGCATAATAATTATACTAAATAATCTTTTTCAAAAGTTTTTTAATTAATGATTTTTGATTATTTATTGATTCATCTAAATCGGTAACTAATTTACTTAACTCTTCACTTAGTGTAACAACAGATCTAACAAATATTTTTCTTATTTTTAACACTTGTAGATGCAATTCGGCTTTTTTTATATTATAGAAATCGTCAACATCTACATAAGTATTTTTGTAAATTACATCACTATGTATTTTATTGTGAAAAATATAGACTAACAAAGACTCATTTATGAATGTTTTCAAAAGCACATAATATTGAGTTAAATAATTATCAATAATATGTTCATTAGAATTTTTGTATAGCTCTAAAAGTTTTAAATTATTGTCAAAGTTGTCGATAAAGCAATTCCTAAGACAAATAATTTTATTTTTTATGTCATCTTCTTCAACTTTGTTCATCTCACTTTTAAATATTGCATTAACAATCGAATATAGATTATTTACATTAATTATTGATGGTAGGCCTTCAAAATATCAATTTAAATTTATATCGTGAATACGAAACCTATTTAATTTTTGATTAAATTTTTGATTAAATTTTTCCAATATATTATCCATTTGAACTCCTTAAAGATATATATAAAAAAGCCCGACTAATTGTCGAGCTTTTTTACTTCTGAACTGGCAGCTTCCTATTTTCGCATTATACTATCGTCGGCGTTACTGATCTTAACTTCTGTGTTCGACATGGGAACAGGTGTGACCTCAGTGCTATGGCCACCAGATCTGAATTTTTTTGAGAGATGGGTTTTTGCAAACCTAATCGTTCTCTCAAAACTGAACATTAGAATGAATATATACTTTATAAAGCAATTTGTTTTAGGTATTCTTTAGAAAGACTCTCGATCTATTAGTATTGGTAAGCTGAACACGTCGCCGTGCTTACACACCCAACCTATCAACCATGTGGTCTACATGGGATCTTACTTCCGAAGAATGGGAAAACTCATCTTGAAGGAGGCTTCTCGCTTAGATGCCTTCAGCGATTATCCTTTCCGCACATAGCTACCCTGCTGTGCCACTGGCGTGACAACAGGAGCACCAGGGGTGCGTCCATTCCGGTCCTCTCGTACTAGGAACAGCTCTTCTCAATTTTCCTACGCCCACAACAGATAGGGACCAAACTGTCTCACGACGTTCTGAACCCAGCTCGCGTACCGCTTTAATGGGCGAACAGCCCAACCCTTGGAACCGACTACAGCTCCAGGATGCGATGAGCCGACATCGAGGTGCCAAACCTCCCCGTCGATGTGAACTCTTGGGGGAGATCAGCCTGTTATCCCCGGGGTAACTTTTATCCGTTGAGCGACGGCCCTTCCACACGGGACCGCCGGATCACTAAGCCCTGCTTTCGCATCTGTTCGACTTGTAAGTCTCGCAGTTAAGCACCCTTATACCTTTGCGCTCTGCGTACGATTTCTAACCGTACTGAGGGTACCTTTGGGCGCCTCCGTTACTTTTTAGGAGGCGACCGCCCCAGTCAAACTACCCACCAAACACTGTCCCTGACCCGGATAACGGGTCTAGGTTAGAACCTCAATGTAACAAGGGTGGTATTCCAAGGATGACTCCACAATCACTAGCGTGACTGCTTCAACGTCTCCCACCTATCCTCTACATGTTACACCAAGACTCAATATTAAGTTATAGTAAAGCTCCACGGGGTCTTTCCGTCTAGTTGCGGGTAACCAGCATCTTCACTGGTACTAAAATTTCACCGAGTCTATAGCCGAGACAGCGAAGGGATCATTACGCCTTTCGTGCGGGTCAGAACTTACCTGACAAGGAATTTCGCTACCTTAGGACCGTTATAGTTACGGCCGCCGTTCACCGGGGCTTCAATTCAATGCTTCACCTAAGTTAACATCTCCTCTTAACCTTCCGGCACTGGGCAGGCGTCACCCCCTATACTTCGTCTTACGACTTTGCAGAGAGCTGTGTTTTTGCTAAACAGTTGCCCCTTCCTCTTCACTGCGGCTCACTAAAAGTGAGCACCCCTTCTCGCTAACTTACGGGGTTATTTTGCAGAGTTCCTTAGCTATAGTTATCTCGCTTGCCTTAGGATTCTCTCCTTGACCACGTGTGTTCGTTCTAGGTACAGGCACCTAATAAATTAACGCTAGAAGCTTTT encodes the following:
- a CDS encoding YceD family protein translates to MLKKDIELKKNIDLDLTYSDIDNSNFEHALLKKIDKIEIKGKLVYQDSIKGIYIKAKICADYQALDARDGSEISITNETLDWEDEYFFESKDDQHNIVIGEQFDILGYAVSQIVLNIPINFTKNYGKISFVGKDFKLMSEEEYQQEQAEKLDPRWNKLKDLVKE
- the pheT gene encoding phenylalanine--tRNA ligase subunit beta; amino-acid sequence: MIITRNWLENFIDLVGVKDNEITVALNSLGFEVDSYKTFKDLNQRLMLGHIGNVSKIDGTHLNFCFVDKGEDLVSPIVCGADNVAEGQYVVLAEPGSKISTGLELQTKEIKGKTSEGMICSLIELGVDPKNLTEKEIQSIYEVHTKKDTYSYIGNKKILDIIGFNDSLWEVDLTLNRSDCLAAFQLLKELANYFDKEIIDISQSFEAKVDNKNNDQIKISWEKDVDEHINFAGSQIFNIKEIYSLVENKLKVYSEHDLWLKFNGVKTTDNFWLDLSNIIAIETGQPILFLDEKVLNKELKIKNETSDDKTTNLQLLNGDEIISTLGMSIEKDYLPNGDSKKVVVVYLSLNPILMRKQQKVLNISSVSLQRWMKPISTELYQLAEKRITYWMNYYNLYDSSSSIEMFKQLKQSTKTIEISLEFINDYLGMSLSVKNIKNLFRTLDFEIEIKDNLLTFNIDKFRTDIQNKADIVEEIARLYGYNNIPSVAPSIVTHSKEKKLSQNLKKMVENHLIGLGFNNTKTYSLMNHKEVLHWDLFNVNNPVKLLSPLSQLREAYRLSLSKSLIEVASLNYSRNNKNLKLFECADIYNYDNKRESHVAFLISSDSFSQKAHNYKVEPDFFFVKGIMESVLSIYQISLLDIELKAMNSKINEIHPYLNAEVMYKDSLIGFIFKLNPKYEKTLKLDNTFLVELNLNAIEELYNQKIRLKEISKYQKTSRDLTILLDDKDRYSDIIKKITHDVNFITKIDLVDIYQDELLKKNNKKAVSVSFEFNDLERQLNDEDVMAEWQKLQDKLLELNIEVK
- the pheS gene encoding phenylalanine--tRNA ligase subunit alpha produces the protein MIKKLEELLKDFKLKVNNIKTKEQLEEVKKEYTGKESPLNLVLNNLKQLSSSEKKEVGLFANKVKAEIYEKLNDLFEEFSNLELLNLLEKEKVDITLPGVSINRGSKHPLNIVIDELSDIFSEMGYEMINGTELELDEYCFQKLNLPIGHPARDMQDTFYIDEKVVLRTHATNMTARLLTKLSKNINNEKNIAAISYGNVYRRDDDDATHSHQFMQIDGFAVGQKISFANLKWILEYMCKRLFSNKTQIRMRPSFFPFTEPSIEVDISCVSCDGLGCKICKFTGWIEILGAGMIAPQVLILNGLDPNEVGGLAFGIGIERVAMLKFGIKNIRDFYENDIRFLNQFKFFGN